From Streptomyces qinzhouensis, one genomic window encodes:
- the eccCa gene encoding type VII secretion protein EccCa: protein MSQIVVKRPPRALPSEVPGDPLQLQPPPELPRGQQEGALMQLLPMLGMGGSVVFFFMTPNPIMRIMGMIMIASTIAMAIAMLVRYRRGTQGELADLRRDYLKYLNQTRRQVQRTARLQRDAQYYLHPSPEQLWALVAEGSRVWERRIGDPDFGQVRIGLGSQQLATPILAPETAPVDDLEPLTASAMRQFLTAHSTLDGLPLAVSLRAFYHLTIGGRPDSVRSAARSMVGSLASLHSPEDLTVVIAASRESVDHWEWAKWLPHLQAGGEGDGAGSRRLITVDPRELDELLTSRIDGRPRFHGGGQPLLDQPHVVVVLDGQSVSPTSPLAAPEGIQGVTVVEVVPGELSGARGGLAVIVTPDSLRLESGHGMVYDGVPDLLGTEAAEALARQLAPLRMASGGDDDEPLLANLDFTDLLNLGDAASVDVSRTWRPRSQSERLRVPIGVGEGGIPVMLDLKEAAQEGMGPHGLCVGATGSGKSELLRTLVLGLAVTHSSETLNFVLADFKGGATFAGMSQMPHVAAVITNLADDLTLVDRMGDSIRGELNRRQELLRDAGNYANIHDYEKARAAGAPLQPIPSLVLVIDEFSELLTAMPDFIEMFVQIGRIGRSLGVHLLLASQRLEEGRLRGLETYLSYRIGLRTFSAAESRAAIGVPDAYTLPNVPGSGYLKFGTDEMVRFKAAYVSGVYREGGNRIAAAGGPLPVDRRPVRFTAAPVPVRYVQQAAQPSVPDARSPEDDALADSVLDVIVRRLEGRGAEAHQVWLPPLDNPPPLDEIVPGLANVPGRGLTRPGYEGAGRLVVPLGVVDKPFEQRRDTLYRDFSGAAGHMQIVGGPQSGKSTLLRTLISAFALTHTPHEVQFYGLDFGGGGMSAVAGLPHVGGIASRLDPERVRRTVAEVYGILTRREEYFRSAGIDSIATFRAMRARGDISVTDQPWGDVFLVVDGWGNFRTDYEALEPAVLDIAARGLGYGIHIVLTAGRSMEVRANLKDLLMNRLELRLGDTMDSELDRRVAANVPTGVPGRGLTPEKLHFMAAVPRIDGINSDSDLSEATAAMTQEVTRHWTAPGAPAVRLLPRELPATRLPGGQADPGRGVAFGIDENNLEPVWLNFERDPFFLVFGDSESGKSNLLKLLIKQLTERYDGDSAKFFVIDNRRALLDVTPATHLAEYVPMSNNMEHHVDALADLMQRRTPSADVTAQQLRDRSWWRGPSVYVVVDDYDLVSTSSGNPLSRLTESLPFARDVGVRFIIARSAAGASRSSYEPFMQRMMELGAQGVLLSGDPQEGDILGNVRMRPMPVGRGIFVSRQRGNPLVQTGLMPEELG from the coding sequence GTGAGTCAGATCGTCGTCAAGCGCCCACCACGGGCCCTGCCTTCCGAGGTGCCCGGCGACCCCCTTCAGTTGCAGCCTCCTCCGGAACTGCCCCGCGGGCAGCAGGAGGGCGCGCTGATGCAGCTGCTGCCGATGCTGGGCATGGGCGGTTCGGTGGTGTTCTTCTTCATGACGCCGAACCCGATCATGCGGATCATGGGCATGATCATGATCGCGTCCACGATCGCCATGGCCATCGCGATGCTGGTCCGCTACCGGCGCGGAACCCAGGGGGAGCTCGCGGATCTGCGGCGCGACTATCTGAAGTACCTCAACCAGACCCGGCGTCAGGTGCAGCGGACCGCGAGGCTCCAGCGGGACGCCCAGTACTACCTGCATCCGTCACCCGAACAGCTGTGGGCACTGGTCGCCGAGGGCAGCCGGGTCTGGGAGCGGCGGATCGGCGACCCGGACTTCGGCCAGGTCCGCATCGGTCTGGGCAGTCAGCAGCTCGCCACCCCGATCCTGGCGCCCGAGACCGCGCCGGTCGACGATCTGGAGCCGCTGACGGCAAGCGCCATGCGGCAGTTCCTCACCGCGCACAGCACCCTCGACGGGCTGCCGCTGGCGGTCTCGCTGCGCGCCTTCTACCACCTGACCATCGGTGGACGTCCGGACTCCGTGCGGTCCGCCGCCCGGTCGATGGTCGGCTCGCTGGCCTCGCTGCACTCCCCCGAGGACCTCACCGTGGTGATCGCCGCGAGCCGTGAGTCCGTGGACCACTGGGAGTGGGCCAAGTGGCTGCCGCATCTGCAGGCGGGCGGAGAGGGCGACGGCGCGGGCAGCCGACGGCTGATCACCGTCGATCCGCGGGAGCTGGACGAGCTGCTCACGTCCCGGATCGACGGCCGGCCCCGCTTCCACGGCGGCGGACAGCCGCTGCTCGACCAGCCGCACGTCGTCGTGGTCCTCGACGGGCAGTCGGTCAGCCCGACATCGCCGCTGGCGGCACCCGAGGGCATCCAGGGCGTCACCGTCGTCGAGGTGGTACCCGGCGAGCTCAGCGGAGCGCGCGGCGGACTCGCGGTGATCGTCACCCCCGATTCGCTGCGGCTGGAGTCCGGGCACGGGATGGTGTACGACGGCGTGCCGGATCTGCTCGGTACGGAGGCGGCCGAGGCGCTGGCCCGCCAGCTGGCGCCGCTGCGGATGGCCAGCGGCGGGGACGACGACGAACCGCTGCTCGCCAACCTCGACTTCACCGATCTGCTGAACCTGGGCGACGCGGCCTCGGTCGATGTCAGCCGCACCTGGCGGCCGCGCTCCCAGTCGGAGCGGCTGCGCGTTCCCATCGGCGTCGGCGAGGGCGGGATACCCGTCATGCTCGACCTGAAGGAGGCCGCGCAGGAGGGCATGGGCCCGCACGGACTCTGTGTCGGAGCCACCGGTTCCGGTAAGTCCGAGCTGCTGCGGACGCTGGTCCTCGGACTTGCCGTCACCCACTCCTCCGAAACCCTGAACTTCGTCCTCGCGGACTTCAAGGGCGGTGCGACGTTCGCCGGAATGTCGCAGATGCCGCATGTCGCGGCCGTGATCACCAACCTGGCGGACGATCTGACGCTGGTCGACCGGATGGGCGACTCCATCCGCGGCGAGCTCAACCGGCGGCAGGAGCTGCTGCGGGACGCGGGCAACTACGCCAACATCCACGACTACGAGAAGGCGCGGGCCGCGGGCGCCCCGCTCCAGCCGATCCCGTCGCTGGTCCTGGTGATCGACGAGTTCAGCGAGCTGCTGACGGCGATGCCGGACTTCATCGAGATGTTCGTGCAGATCGGCCGGATCGGCCGCTCCCTCGGGGTCCATCTGCTGCTGGCGTCGCAGCGCCTGGAGGAGGGGCGGCTGCGGGGCCTGGAGACGTACCTCTCGTACCGGATCGGTCTGCGGACCTTCTCCGCGGCCGAATCGCGGGCGGCCATCGGTGTGCCCGACGCGTACACCCTGCCGAACGTGCCGGGCTCCGGCTATCTGAAGTTCGGTACGGACGAGATGGTGCGCTTCAAGGCGGCGTACGTCTCCGGGGTGTACCGCGAGGGCGGCAACCGGATCGCCGCCGCGGGTGGTCCGCTGCCGGTGGACCGGCGCCCGGTGCGGTTCACGGCCGCGCCGGTGCCGGTCCGCTATGTCCAGCAGGCCGCTCAGCCCTCCGTACCCGATGCGCGAAGCCCGGAGGACGACGCGCTCGCCGACTCCGTCCTCGATGTGATCGTGCGGCGGCTGGAGGGGCGGGGCGCCGAGGCCCACCAGGTGTGGCTGCCGCCGCTGGACAATCCGCCGCCGCTGGACGAGATCGTGCCGGGGCTGGCGAATGTGCCGGGCCGCGGGCTCACCCGGCCCGGGTACGAGGGGGCGGGACGGCTCGTCGTCCCGCTCGGCGTCGTCGACAAACCCTTCGAACAGCGGCGGGACACGCTCTACCGGGACTTCTCGGGTGCCGCGGGCCATATGCAGATCGTCGGCGGCCCCCAGTCCGGCAAGTCGACCCTGCTGCGGACCCTGATCTCGGCGTTCGCCCTCACCCACACCCCGCACGAGGTGCAGTTCTACGGTCTCGACTTCGGCGGTGGCGGCATGTCCGCGGTCGCCGGGCTGCCGCACGTCGGCGGGATCGCGTCCCGGCTCGACCCCGAGCGGGTACGGCGCACCGTCGCCGAGGTGTACGGCATCCTCACCCGGCGCGAGGAGTACTTCCGCAGCGCCGGGATCGACTCCATCGCCACCTTCCGCGCCATGCGGGCCCGCGGCGACATCTCGGTGACGGACCAGCCCTGGGGCGACGTCTTCCTGGTCGTCGACGGCTGGGGCAACTTCCGTACGGACTACGAGGCGCTGGAACCGGCGGTACTCGACATCGCCGCGCGGGGGCTGGGCTACGGCATCCACATCGTGCTCACGGCCGGCCGCTCGATGGAGGTCCGGGCCAACCTCAAGGACCTCCTGATGAACCGGCTGGAACTGCGGCTGGGTGACACCATGGACTCCGAACTGGACCGCAGGGTCGCGGCGAACGTACCCACCGGAGTGCCCGGGCGTGGTCTGACGCCCGAGAAACTGCACTTCATGGCGGCGGTGCCGCGGATCGACGGAATCAACTCCGACAGCGACCTGTCCGAGGCGACCGCGGCGATGACCCAGGAGGTCACCCGCCACTGGACCGCCCCCGGCGCACCGGCCGTACGGCTCCTGCCCCGCGAGCTCCCGGCGACCAGGCTGCCCGGCGGCCAGGCGGACCCCGGACGCGGCGTGGCCTTCGGCATCGACGAGAACAACCTCGAACCGGTCTGGCTCAACTTCGAACGCGATCCGTTCTTCCTCGTCTTCGGCGACAGCGAATCCGGCAAGTCCAACCTGCTGAAGCTGCTGATCAAACAGCTGACCGAGCGGTACGACGGCGACTCGGCGAAGTTCTTCGTCATCGACAACCGGCGGGCGCTGCTGGATGTGACCCCGGCGACGCATCTGGCGGAGTACGTCCCCATGTCCAACAACATGGAACACCACGTCGACGCCCTCGCGGACCTGATGCAACGCCGCACCCCGTCGGCGGACGTCACCGCCCAGCAGCTGCGGGACCGGAGCTGGTGGCGGGGCCCCTCGGTCTATGTGGTGGTCGACGAC
- the eccD gene encoding type VII secretion integral membrane protein EccD yields the protein MVTSAAAHGPGQSGPVTPSSSGTGFCRVTVVAPDGRVDVALPEDIVIADLYPEILRLSGQSPEPGAPVGYHLVRRDGTVLDSARSLGAQRILDGELLSLRPFAESLPPAVFDDVSDAVATAVAKDRTLWSDTLMRGAGLFGGSVLLLLLAFVLWTSDPRNDMHGLPGVLAGVAALLLLALAGIRARVYDDRASAVALGLGAMANAAIGGSGLLPPADGQGIGKLQFLLACAAVLVVAVILTIVAPGGDGPFVAFVFAAVIGVLATFVAILQKLTPVETAAMCAPLAVGTLAFLPGLSTRFARLPIGFDPPRTTVGDYGSDDEPGGPVDGERIAAQARRGHELLVGLVGGCALVTVGAGAVLGFSDNVWGQLLALATGVAMLMRAHLFRYTAQVGCALAAGLGCLVLLGLGLAINPPAELMLDAFRGDTTALDIRTVWLAAAVAGAAALITAIGLIVPRTGVTPFWGRFLEIAETFVLLTLLPLCLAVFDVYHSIRALTSD from the coding sequence ATGGTGACCTCAGCGGCGGCGCACGGGCCCGGCCAGTCGGGCCCGGTGACCCCGTCCAGCAGCGGAACCGGCTTCTGCCGGGTGACGGTCGTCGCGCCGGACGGACGCGTCGACGTCGCCCTGCCCGAGGACATCGTCATCGCGGACCTCTACCCCGAGATCCTCCGCCTCTCCGGCCAGAGCCCCGAACCGGGCGCCCCCGTCGGCTACCACCTCGTACGCCGCGACGGCACCGTCCTCGACAGCGCCCGCTCCCTCGGCGCCCAGCGCATCCTCGACGGCGAACTGCTCTCCCTGCGCCCCTTCGCCGAATCCCTGCCCCCGGCCGTCTTCGACGACGTCTCCGACGCCGTCGCCACCGCCGTCGCCAAGGACCGCACGCTCTGGAGCGACACCCTGATGCGCGGCGCCGGCCTCTTCGGCGGCTCCGTCCTGCTGCTCCTGCTCGCCTTCGTGCTCTGGACCTCCGACCCCCGCAACGACATGCACGGGCTGCCGGGCGTACTCGCCGGGGTCGCCGCCCTCCTCCTGCTCGCCCTCGCCGGTATCCGCGCCCGCGTCTACGACGACCGGGCCTCCGCCGTCGCGCTCGGCCTCGGCGCCATGGCGAACGCCGCCATCGGCGGCAGCGGACTGCTGCCGCCCGCCGACGGTCAGGGCATCGGCAAGCTCCAGTTCCTGCTCGCCTGCGCCGCCGTCCTCGTCGTCGCGGTGATTCTCACCATCGTCGCCCCCGGCGGCGACGGCCCCTTCGTCGCCTTCGTCTTCGCCGCCGTGATCGGCGTGCTCGCCACCTTCGTCGCCATCCTCCAGAAGCTGACCCCGGTCGAGACGGCCGCGATGTGCGCCCCGCTCGCCGTCGGCACCCTCGCCTTCCTGCCCGGCCTGTCCACCCGCTTCGCCCGCCTCCCGATCGGCTTCGACCCGCCCCGTACCACCGTCGGCGACTACGGCTCCGACGACGAGCCCGGCGGCCCGGTGGACGGCGAGCGGATCGCCGCCCAGGCCCGCCGCGGCCATGAACTGCTCGTCGGCCTCGTCGGCGGCTGCGCCCTGGTCACCGTCGGCGCCGGTGCGGTCCTCGGCTTCTCCGACAACGTCTGGGGACAGCTGCTCGCCCTGGCGACCGGCGTCGCCATGCTGATGCGGGCCCATCTCTTCCGTTACACCGCGCAGGTCGGCTGCGCCCTGGCCGCCGGTCTGGGCTGTCTCGTCCTCCTCGGCCTCGGCCTGGCGATCAACCCCCCGGCCGAGCTCATGCTGGACGCCTTCCGGGGCGACACCACCGCCCTCGACATCCGTACGGTCTGGCTGGCCGCCGCGGTCGCCGGGGCCGCCGCGCTGATCACCGCCATCGGCCTGATCGTCCCGCGCACCGGCGTCACCCCCTTCTGGGGCCGCTTCCTGGAGATCGCGGAGACCTTCGTCCTGCTGACGCTGCTGCCGCTCTGCCTCGCGGTCTTCGACGTCTACCACTCCATCCGGGCCCTGACCTCGGACTGA
- the rpsO gene encoding 30S ribosomal protein S15: MSLDAATKKQIMAEFGTKEGDTGSPEVQVAMLSRRISDLTEHLKTHKHDHHSRRGLLILVGQRRRLLQYLAKKDIQRFRALVDRLGIRRGAAGGAK; encoded by the coding sequence GTGTCTCTCGACGCCGCCACGAAGAAGCAGATCATGGCCGAGTTCGGCACCAAGGAGGGCGACACCGGCTCCCCCGAGGTCCAGGTCGCGATGCTCTCCCGCCGCATCTCGGACCTGACCGAGCACCTGAAGACCCACAAGCACGACCACCACTCCCGCCGTGGTCTGCTGATCCTCGTGGGCCAGCGCCGCCGTCTGCTGCAGTACCTGGCCAAGAAGGACATCCAGCGCTTCCGTGCCCTGGTCGACCGCCTCGGCATCCGCCGCGGTGCGGCCGGCGGCGCCAAGTAA
- a CDS encoding polyribonucleotide nucleotidyltransferase, whose product MENETHYAEAVIDNGSFGTRTIRFETGRLARQAAGSAVAYLDDDTMVLSATTASKKPKDQLDFFPLTVDVEERQYAAGKIPGSFFRREGRPSEDAILTCRLIDRPLRPSFKKGLRNEIQIVETIMALNPDHLYDVVAINAASCSTQLAGLPFSGPIGGTRVALIKGQWVGFPTHTELEDAVFDMVVAGRVLDDGDVAIMMVEAEATTKTVQLVKEGAEAPTEELVAAGLEAAKPFIKALCKAQSELAAKAAKPEGEFPVFLDYQDDVYEALASAVRDELAQALTIAGKQDRETELDRVKELAAEKLLPAFEGREKEISAAYRSLTKNLVRERVIKDKVRIDGRGVTDIRTLAAEVEAIPRVHGSALFERGETQILGVTTLNMLRMEQQLDTLSPVTRKRYMHNYNFPPYSVGETGRVGSPKRREIGHGALAERAIVPVLPSREEFPYAIRQVSEALGSNGSTSMGSVCASTMSLLNAGVPLKAPVAGIAMGLISQEIDGQTHYVTLTDILGAEDAFGDMDFKVAGTKEFVTALQLDTKLDGIPASVLAAALKQARDARLHILDVMMEAIDTPDEMSPNAPRIITVKIPVDKIGEVIGPKGKMINQIQEDTGAEITIEDDGTIYIGAADGPAAEAARATINSIANPTMPEVGERYLGTVVKTTTFGAFVSLMPGKDGLLHISQIRKLAGGKRVENVEDVLGVGAKVQVEIAEIDSRGKLSLVPVVEGEDGDDAADKKDDAAK is encoded by the coding sequence GTGGAGAACGAGACCCACTACGCCGAGGCCGTCATCGACAACGGCTCCTTCGGCACCCGCACCATCCGCTTCGAGACCGGTCGCCTGGCCCGCCAGGCCGCCGGCTCCGCCGTGGCGTACCTGGACGACGACACCATGGTGCTGTCGGCCACCACCGCCTCCAAGAAGCCCAAGGACCAGCTCGACTTCTTCCCCCTCACGGTGGACGTCGAGGAGCGGCAGTACGCCGCGGGCAAGATCCCCGGCTCCTTCTTCCGCCGGGAGGGCCGCCCCTCCGAGGACGCGATCCTCACCTGCCGTCTGATCGACCGGCCGCTGCGCCCCTCCTTCAAGAAGGGCCTGCGCAACGAGATCCAGATCGTCGAGACGATCATGGCGCTCAACCCCGACCACCTTTACGACGTGGTCGCCATCAACGCCGCCTCCTGCTCCACGCAGCTCGCGGGCCTGCCCTTCTCCGGCCCGATCGGCGGCACCCGGGTCGCGCTGATCAAGGGCCAGTGGGTCGGCTTCCCGACCCACACCGAGCTGGAGGACGCCGTCTTCGACATGGTCGTCGCCGGCCGGGTCCTCGACGACGGCGATGTGGCGATCATGATGGTCGAGGCCGAGGCCACGACCAAGACCGTCCAGCTGGTCAAGGAGGGCGCCGAGGCCCCCACCGAGGAGCTCGTCGCCGCCGGCCTGGAGGCCGCGAAGCCCTTCATCAAGGCGCTCTGCAAGGCCCAGTCCGAGCTCGCCGCCAAGGCCGCCAAGCCCGAGGGCGAGTTCCCGGTCTTCCTGGACTACCAGGACGACGTGTACGAGGCCCTGGCCTCCGCCGTCAGGGACGAGCTGGCCCAGGCGCTCACCATCGCCGGCAAGCAGGACCGCGAGACCGAGCTGGACCGCGTCAAGGAGCTGGCCGCCGAGAAGCTCCTCCCGGCCTTCGAGGGCCGCGAGAAGGAGATCTCCGCCGCCTACCGCTCGCTGACCAAGAACCTGGTCCGCGAGCGCGTGATCAAGGACAAGGTCCGCATCGACGGCCGCGGGGTCACCGACATCCGCACCCTGGCCGCCGAGGTCGAGGCCATCCCGCGGGTCCACGGCTCCGCCCTGTTCGAGCGCGGCGAGACCCAGATCCTGGGCGTCACCACCCTCAACATGCTCCGCATGGAGCAGCAGCTGGACACCCTCTCCCCGGTGACCCGCAAGCGCTACATGCACAACTACAACTTCCCGCCGTACTCCGTCGGTGAGACGGGCCGCGTCGGCTCCCCCAAGCGCCGCGAGATCGGCCACGGCGCGCTCGCCGAGCGCGCGATCGTGCCGGTGCTCCCGAGCCGCGAGGAGTTCCCGTACGCGATCCGTCAGGTCTCCGAGGCCCTCGGCTCCAACGGCTCCACCTCCATGGGTTCGGTCTGCGCCTCCACCATGTCGCTGCTGAACGCCGGTGTGCCGCTGAAGGCCCCGGTCGCCGGTATCGCCATGGGTCTGATCTCCCAGGAGATCGACGGTCAGACGCACTACGTCACCCTCACCGACATCCTCGGTGCGGAGGACGCCTTCGGCGACATGGACTTCAAGGTCGCCGGTACGAAGGAGTTCGTCACCGCCCTTCAGCTCGACACCAAGCTGGACGGCATCCCGGCCTCCGTCCTGGCCGCGGCCCTGAAGCAGGCCCGTGACGCCCGCCTCCACATCCTCGACGTGATGATGGAAGCGATCGACACCCCGGACGAGATGTCCCCGAACGCCCCGCGGATCATCACCGTCAAGATCCCCGTGGACAAGATCGGTGAGGTCATCGGCCCCAAGGGCAAGATGATCAACCAGATCCAGGAGGACACCGGCGCCGAGATCACCATCGAGGACGACGGCACGATCTACATCGGTGCCGCCGACGGCCCGGCCGCCGAGGCCGCCCGCGCCACGATCAACAGCATCGCCAACCCGACGATGCCCGAGGTCGGCGAGCGCTACCTGGGCACGGTCGTCAAGACCACCACCTTCGGTGCCTTCGTCTCGCTCATGCCCGGCAAGGACGGACTGCTGCACATCTCGCAGATCCGCAAGCTGGCCGGCGGCAAGCGCGTGGAGAACGTCGAGGACGTCCTCGGCGTCGGCGCCAAGGTCCAGGTCGAGATCGCCGAGATCGACTCCCGCGGCAAGCTCTCCCTCGTCCCCGTGGTCGAGGGCGAGGACGGCGACGACGCGGCGGACAAGAAGGACGACGCTGCCAAGTGA
- a CDS encoding M16 family metallopeptidase gives MTSHAFKATARTSSEVRAVARTQTLLKGTNGIGTVRRTTLPGGLRIVTETLPSVRSATFGIWAHVGSRDETPALNGATHYLEHLLFKGTRRRSALDISSAVDAVGGEMNAFTAKEYTCYYARVLDTDLPLAIDVVCDMLTGSLIEQEDVDAERGVILEEIAMTEDDPGDCVHDLFAHTMFGDTPLGRPVLGSVDTVNALTADRIRRFYKKHYDPTHLVVAAAGNIDHATVVRQVRRAFERAGALTRTDAVPLAPRDGFRTVRTAGRVELLGRKTEQAHVVLGMPGLARTDDRRWALGVLNTALGGGMSSRLFQEVREKRGLAYSVYSYTSGFADCGLFGVYAGCRPAQVHDVLKICRDELDRVASDGLTDDEIGRAVGQLSGSTVLGLEDTGALMNRIGKSELCWGTQMSVDEMLGRIAAVTPDEVREVAAEVLGHRPSLAVIGPLKDRQADRLHEAVS, from the coding sequence GTGACGTCGCACGCCTTCAAGGCGACGGCCCGCACCTCTTCGGAGGTGCGGGCCGTCGCCCGTACCCAAACGCTTCTCAAGGGCACCAACGGCATCGGCACGGTCCGGCGTACCACCCTCCCCGGCGGGCTGCGGATCGTCACCGAGACCCTGCCGTCCGTCCGCTCCGCCACCTTCGGCATCTGGGCGCACGTCGGCTCCCGTGACGAGACCCCGGCGCTCAACGGCGCCACGCACTATCTGGAGCACCTCCTCTTCAAGGGCACCCGGCGACGGTCGGCCCTCGACATCTCCTCCGCCGTCGACGCGGTCGGCGGCGAGATGAACGCCTTCACGGCGAAGGAGTACACCTGCTACTACGCACGGGTCCTCGACACCGATCTGCCGCTCGCCATCGATGTCGTCTGCGACATGCTCACCGGCTCGCTGATCGAGCAGGAGGACGTCGACGCCGAGCGCGGGGTCATCCTCGAAGAGATCGCGATGACCGAGGACGACCCCGGCGACTGTGTGCACGATCTGTTCGCGCACACCATGTTCGGGGACACCCCCCTCGGCCGCCCCGTCCTCGGCTCGGTCGACACGGTCAACGCGCTCACCGCCGACCGGATCCGCCGCTTCTACAAGAAGCACTACGACCCCACGCACCTGGTCGTCGCCGCCGCCGGCAACATCGACCACGCCACCGTGGTACGCCAGGTCCGCCGCGCCTTCGAACGGGCCGGCGCCCTCACCCGTACCGACGCGGTCCCGCTCGCTCCCCGCGACGGATTCCGTACGGTCCGCACCGCCGGCCGCGTCGAACTCCTCGGCCGGAAGACCGAACAGGCCCATGTCGTCCTCGGCATGCCCGGCCTCGCCCGGACCGACGACCGCCGCTGGGCGCTGGGTGTGCTGAACACCGCCCTGGGCGGCGGCATGTCCTCCCGGCTCTTCCAGGAGGTACGGGAGAAGCGCGGTCTGGCCTACAGCGTGTATTCGTACACCTCCGGCTTCGCCGACTGCGGACTCTTCGGCGTGTACGCGGGCTGCCGCCCCGCCCAGGTCCACGACGTCCTCAAGATCTGCCGGGACGAACTGGACCGGGTGGCCTCCGACGGTCTCACCGACGACGAGATCGGCCGGGCCGTCGGGCAGCTGTCCGGCTCCACCGTCCTCGGTCTGGAGGACACCGGAGCGCTGATGAACCGCATCGGCAAGAGCGAGCTGTGCTGGGGCACCCAGATGTCCGTCGACGAGATGCTGGGCCGGATAGCCGCCGTCACCCCCGACGAGGTGCGCGAGGTCGCCGCCGAGGTTCTCGGCCACCGCCCGTCACTCGCGGTCATCGGCCCGCTGAAGGACCGGCAGGCCGACCGGCTCCACGAAGCGGTCTCCTAG
- the dapB gene encoding 4-hydroxy-tetrahydrodipicolinate reductase: MSKLRVAVLGARGRIGSEAVKAVEGAGDLELVAALGRGDKLETLVDAGAQVVVELTTPASVMGNLDFCVRHGIHAVVGTTGWSDDRLAQLGTSLDASPGTGVLIAPNFSIGAVLTMKFAQAAARWFESAEVVELHHPNKADAPSGTATRTAQLIAAARAEAGLGAQPDATVTALDGARGADVDGVPVHAVRLRGLLAHQEVLLGSEGETLTIRHDSLHHSSFMPGILLGVRRIGSVPGLTMGLEHFLDLDRPASH; this comes from the coding sequence ATGAGCAAGTTGCGCGTGGCGGTCCTCGGAGCCCGGGGCCGGATCGGCTCCGAGGCGGTAAAGGCCGTGGAGGGCGCCGGTGATCTGGAGCTGGTCGCCGCCCTGGGGCGGGGCGACAAGCTGGAGACGCTGGTCGACGCGGGCGCCCAGGTGGTGGTCGAGCTGACCACCCCCGCCTCCGTGATGGGCAATCTCGACTTCTGTGTACGCCACGGCATCCACGCCGTCGTCGGCACCACCGGCTGGAGCGACGACCGGCTCGCTCAGCTCGGCACCAGCCTCGACGCGTCCCCCGGGACGGGGGTCCTGATCGCCCCGAACTTCTCCATCGGCGCGGTCCTCACGATGAAGTTCGCGCAGGCGGCGGCGCGCTGGTTCGAATCCGCCGAGGTCGTGGAGCTGCACCACCCGAACAAGGCGGACGCCCCCAGCGGCACCGCCACCCGTACCGCCCAGCTCATCGCCGCCGCCCGGGCCGAGGCCGGACTCGGCGCCCAGCCGGACGCCACGGTCACCGCGCTGGACGGCGCCCGTGGCGCGGACGTCGACGGGGTACCCGTCCATGCCGTACGGCTCCGGGGGCTCCTCGCCCACCAGGAGGTCCTCCTCGGCAGCGAGGGGGAGACCCTCACCATCCGGCACGATTCGCTGCACCACAGCAGCTTCATGCCCGGGATCCTGCTCGGAGTCCGCCGGATCGGCTCCGTCCCCGGTCTGACCATGGGCCTGGAGCACTTCCTCGACCTCGACCGACCCGCATCCCACTGA
- the thyX gene encoding FAD-dependent thymidylate synthase codes for MTDTPAESATPTFRSDVTVELVKHSAADSDVLWAARVSTAGEQSLEELTKDPERSKGLINFLMRDRHGSPFEHNSMTFFISAPILVFREFMRHRAGWSYNEESGRYRELQPVFYVPGQDRKLVQEGRPGKYVFIDGSPEQHKIVSEAMEDSYRRSYETYQEMLGAGIAREIARSVLPVGLFSSMYATCNARSLMHFLGLRTQHEQAKVPSFPQREIEMVGEQMERHWAQLMPLTYEAFNANGRIAP; via the coding sequence GTGACCGACACCCCCGCCGAATCCGCGACCCCCACCTTCCGCAGCGATGTCACCGTCGAGCTGGTCAAGCACTCGGCCGCGGACTCCGACGTGCTGTGGGCCGCCCGGGTCTCCACGGCCGGAGAACAGTCTCTGGAGGAGCTGACGAAGGACCCCGAGCGGTCCAAGGGGCTCATCAACTTCCTGATGCGCGACCGGCACGGCAGCCCGTTCGAGCACAACTCGATGACCTTCTTCATCAGCGCCCCGATCCTGGTCTTCCGGGAGTTCATGCGGCACCGCGCGGGCTGGTCGTACAACGAGGAATCCGGCCGCTACCGGGAGCTCCAGCCGGTCTTCTACGTGCCCGGCCAGGACCGGAAACTGGTCCAGGAGGGCCGCCCGGGCAAGTACGTCTTCATCGACGGCAGCCCCGAGCAGCACAAGATCGTCTCCGAGGCGATGGAGGACTCCTATCGCCGTTCGTACGAGACCTACCAGGAGATGCTGGGGGCCGGCATCGCCCGGGAGATCGCCCGTTCGGTCCTGCCCGTGGGCCTCTTCTCCTCCATGTACGCCACCTGCAACGCCCGCTCCCTGATGCACTTCCTCGGTCTGCGCACCCAGCACGAGCAGGCGAAGGTCCCGTCCTTCCCGCAGCGCGAGATCGAGATGGTCGGCGAGCAGATGGAGCGGCACTGGGCGCAGTTGATGCCGCTGACGTACGAAGCCTTCAACGCCAACGGGCGCATCGCTCCCTGA